From Drosophila nasuta strain 15112-1781.00 chromosome X, ASM2355853v1, whole genome shotgun sequence, one genomic window encodes:
- the LOC132796264 gene encoding general transcriptional corepressor trfA — MMMMMSTSTLASTDCSSSSMQGSSTSSASSDVMTLTTTAASSWCAMPASTRLRLVRLVRPHQRRLLVVPPERSASYGFAVRGGKEHGIGFFVSHVEHGGEAQLKGLRIGDQILRINGYRLEDAVHKEFIQLVASQDRVTLKVRGVGMLPVKDQPDERLSWNVVKLPSVSGTPSESSFKTSNERERERDRDRDRERERDRERERNCDRERRNTSRDINVVLHVAPRTKLGLGICKGPEWKPGIFVQFTKERSVAREAGLRPGDQILSVNSIDFSDVLFSEAVAVMKGSTKLDMVVRTAAGCELFPGESSGYNSSASSVTGDQSPCWADAKSKRLTAVREESSQQQQQLQLQLQLPPVNKTIIKLSENGTSINNTYVQQEQQGEQSISRSTTIRRGNNNSNNSVVAPPPPAAPLATDNHNSNANVGSNSSSSLSSAINEELKKRKEKLQQVQQRNSQQERGASRNVAQMSHKRERNNSVAAAAPPAATSTTTTSGGGGGGGDQHTALMDEFKRAHQRMFRNGFHESEHKERGETLKRTSIMPDDSCYRNNNNNNSSSSSNNNSNKSSNASNSGSNRMSLLNGGSNNIVNGSTELPPPPPQFANPQKKQQQQQQPQQQQQQQFKLSLANGNSNSNINGSRSKPSTTTTSPLLSPVLRTPSILVGGLRAPATPQPDYDAAGTTTTATTSQQQQQQRRTLRLGTVTIGEYGEQQRGKRETLRKMPSIEASGGQSNGILKNGSNRNSSNYSNNNINSSSSSNNSNINGRQQQPQSQQTEKSIKFGN; from the exons atgatgatgatgatgtcgaCATCGACATTGGCATCGACggactgcagcagcagcagcatgcagGGATCAAGCACCAGCTCAGCCTCGAGCGATGTCATGACACTGACCACAACGGCGGCCTCCTCGTGGTGTGCGATGCCAGCGAGCACGCGACTGCGTCTGGTTCGCTTGGTCCGTCCGCATCAGCGTCGATTGCTGGTGGTGCCGCCGGAGCGGAGTGCCAGCTATGGATTTGCTGTGCGTGGTGGCAAGGAGCATGGCATTGGCTTCTTTGTCTCCCACGTGGAGCATGGCGGCGAGGCCCAGTTGAAGGGATTGCGC ATTGGCGATCAGATATTGCGCATCAATGGATATCGATTGGAGGATGCAGTGCACAAGGAGTTCATTCAACTGGTGGCCAGCCAGGATCGTGTCACACTCAAAGTGCGCGGCGTGGGCATGCTGCCAGTCAAGGA TCAGCCGGACGAGCGCTTGTCCTGGAACGTGGTGAAGCTGCCCAGCGTGAGCGGCACGCCCTCCGAAAGCTCGTTCAAGACGAGCAACGAGCGAGAACGTGAACGCGACCGCGATCGTGATCGTGAAAGGGAACGTGATAGGGAGAGAGAACGAAATTGCGATCGGGAGCGACGCAATACGAGTCGCGACATCAATGTGGTGCTGCATGTGGCGCCGCGCACCAAACTGGGCCTCGGTATATGCAAGGGACCCGAATGGAAGCCGGGCATCTTTGTGCAGTTCACCAAGGAGCGGAGTGTGGCACGCGAAGCGGGTTTGCGGCCAGGCGATCAAATactcagcgtcaacagcatcGATTTCTCCGATGTGCTCTTCAGCGAAGCCGTTGCCGTGATGAAGGGCTCCACCAAACTGGATATGGTTGTCCGCACTGCGGCGGGTTGCGAACTCTTTCCGGGCGAATCGAGTGGCTACAATAGCTCAGCCAGTTCGGTGACGGGTGATCAGAGTCCGTGCTGGGCGGATGCGAAGTCGAAGCGTTTGACGGCGGTGCGCGAAGAGTcgtcgcagcaacagcaacagttgcagttgcagttgcaattgccgCCGGTGAACAAGACGATCATCAAGCTGAGCGAGAATGGCACCTCCATCAACAACACGTATGTGCAACAGGAGCAACAGGGGGAGCAATCGATTAGTCGCAGCACCACCATACGacgtggcaacaacaacagcaacaatagtGTGGTTGCACCACCGCCACCAGCAGCACCGCTTGCCACagacaaccacaacagcaatgCGAATgttggcagcaacagcagcagcagcttgtcGAGTGCCATAAACGAGGAGCTCAAGAAACGCAAAGAG AAGCTGCAACAGGTGCAACAGCGCAACAGTCAACAGGAGCGTGGAGCGAGCCGCAACGTTGCACAAATGTCGCACAAACGTGAACGCAACaattctgttgctgctgcagcgccACCCgctgcaacatcaacaacaacaacatcaggtggaggaggaggaggaggagatcAGCATACCGCGCTGATGGATGAATTTAAGCGTGCGCATCAGCGCATGTTCAGGAACGGGTTCCATGAGAGCGAGCACAAG GAACGCGGCGAGACGCTGAAACGCACTTCGATAATGCCCGATGATAGTTGCtatcgcaacaacaacaacaacaacagcagcagcagcagcaacaacaacagcaacaaatcgAGCAATGCGAGCAACAGCGGAAGCAATCGCATGTCGCTGCTTAACGGCGGCAGCAATAACATTGTCAATGGATCGACGGAATTGCCACCGCCG CCACCGCAGTTTGCCAATCCAcagaagaagcaacagcagcagcagcaaccacagcaacaacaacagcaacagttcaAGCTGAGCTTAgccaacggcaacagcaacagcaacatcaacggCAGCAGAAGTAAACcttcgacgacgacgacgtcgccgCTGTTGTCGCCGGTGCTGCGCACTCCCAGCATACTTGTGGGCGGTCTGCGTGCACCGGCCACGCCCCAACCGGACTACGATGCAgcaggcacaacaacaacagcaacaacaagtcaacaacaacagcaacagcgacgcaCGTTGCGTTTGGGCACAGTGACGATCGGAGAGTACGGGGAACAGCAGcggggaaagagagagacgcTGCGCAAGATGCCATCGATTGAGGCAAGCGGCGGACAATCGAATGGCATACTCAAGAATGGCAGCaatcgcaacagcagcaactacagcaacaacaacatcaacagcagcagcagcagcaacaacagcaacattaatggacgtcagcagcagccgcaatcGCAGCAGACGGAAAAGTCCATTAAATTTGGCAATTga